In Nicotiana tabacum cultivar K326 chromosome 19, ASM71507v2, whole genome shotgun sequence, one DNA window encodes the following:
- the LOC107762387 gene encoding glyoxylate/hydroxypyruvate reductase HPR3, translating to MELPELLVIHPPPVFIIHQQQFSQKFKLLKAYESPLSTELFLQAHAQSTKALICYGKSPILRHLPSLGLVVTASTGFNHINLPECRRRSIAVANTADVFSEDTADIGVGLLIDVLRKISSGDRFVRSGIWPKNVQYPLGSKLGGKHVGIVGLGNIGLKVATRLEAFGCTISYNSRQKKPVPYDFYPNVCELAFNCNILVICCTLTIETRHMIDKDVLKALGKDGILINIARGPIVDEKELVKLLVEGEIAGAGLDVFENEPKVPQELIALDNVVLTPHRAAFTEEAFRDAFQLVLANLEAFFSNKPLISPVIDE from the exons ATggagctgccagagctgttagtCATACATCCACCTCCAGTATTCATCATCCACCAACAACAAttctcacaaaaattcaaacttctcaAAGCTTACGAATCTCCACTCTCCACAGAGCTCTTCCTACAGGCCCACGCTCAGTCCACTAAGGCCCTTATCTGCTACGGCAAGAGCCCTATACTCCGCCATCTCCCTTCTCTTGGACTCGTTGTCACTGCTAGCACCGGCTTCAACCATATCAATCTCCCCGAATGCCGTCGCCGAAGTATCGCCGTTGCTAATACTGCTGATGTCTTTTCTGAGGATACTGCTGATATTGGTGTCGGTTTGTTGATTGACGTACTTCGGAAAATTAGCTCCGGTGATCGGTTTGTTCGCTCTGGAATTTGGCCTAAAAACGTTCAGTATCCTTTGGGTTCCAAG TTGGGAGGTAAGCATGTGGGAATAGTTGGTTTAGGCAACATCGGTTTAAAAGTTGCAACAAGGCTAGAGGCATTTGGCTGCACAATTTCATACAACTCTAGGCAAAAGAAGCCAGTTCCCTACGATTTCTACCCAAACGTCTGTGAACTTGCATTCAACTGTAACATCCTCGTCATATGCTGTACATTGACTATCGAAACTCGTCACATGATTGACAAGGATGTTCTAAAAGCATTAGGGAAGGATGGAATTCTCATCAACATTGCTCGTGGACCTATCGTCGATGAGAAAGAACTGGTGAAGTTGTTGGTTGAAGGTGAGATAGCAGGTGCTGGTTTGGATGTGTTTGAGAATGAACCTAAGGTTCCTCAAGAATTAATTGCATTGGATAATGTTGTTCTTACACCACATAGAGCTGCTTTCACTGAGGAAGCTTTTCGCGATGCTTTCCAACTAGTTCTGGCCAACTTAGAAGCCTTTTTCTCGAATAAACCATTGATTTCTCCAGTTATAGATGAATGA
- the LOC107762386 gene encoding glyoxylate/hydroxypyruvate reductase HPR3 isoform X1, translating into MQIKLINLSLPFSLYWWDPVESNNMCPKTKKELLSNSTMAEPKDELPAVIVLGRPSVLNFYGDQFSSKFRLLKPWESSLPLDQFISTHAQTVQAMFCSGTTCVTPSLLRQLPSLRVIVTTSAGLNHMDLDECRRLGISVANAGTVFSEDVADFAVGLLIDVLRKISVANRFVKNGLWPLHEDYPLASKVGGRKVGIVGLGSIGLEVAKRLEAFGCIISYQSRKKKPVVYSFYPDVHELATKCNVLVICCALTDETHHLINKKVLLALGKEGVIINIARGAIINEMELVQCLVQGQIAGAGLDVFENEPNVPEELFSLDNVVLSQHVAFFTEDSFRDLYELMSGNLEAFFLNKPLLSPVLDD; encoded by the exons atgcAAATCAAACTCATCAATTTGTCCCTACCTTTTTCCTTATATTGGTGGGACCCTGTGGAATCCAATAACATGTGCCCCAAAACAAAAAAGGAGTTACTATCAAACTCAACAATGGCAGAACCCAAGGACGAGCTGCCGGCGGTGATAGTCCTGGGCCGGCCATCGGTTCTTAATTTCTACGGCGACCAATTTTCCTCAAAATTCCGACTCTTAAAGCCATGGGAATCTTCACTTCCATTGGACCAATTCATTTCCACACACGCTCAAACCGTACAGGCTATGTTTTGCTCCGGCACGACCTGCGTTACTCCGTCGCTGCTCCGCCAACTTCCTTCTCTTCGGGTAATCGTTACCACCAGCGCCGGCCTTAACCATATGGATCTCGACGAGTGCCGCCGCCTCGGAATTTCCGTTGCTAACGCTGGTACCGTTTTCTCGGAGGATGTAGCTGACTTTGCTGTTGGATTGTTAATTGATGTACTTAGAAAGATATCTGTTGCTAATCGGTTTGTTAAGAATGGACTTTGGCCTCTTCATGAGGATTACCCACTTGCTTCCAAG GTGGGAGGCAGGAAAGTTGGAATTGTTGGGCTGGGAAGCATAGGCCTAGAAGTTGCAAAAAGGCTTGAAGCATTTGGCTGCATTATATCATACCAATCGAGGAAGAAAAAGCCTGTTGTCTACTCGTTCTATCCCGACGTTCATGAACTAGCAACCAAATGTAATGTCCTTGTCATTTGTTGTGCATTGACAGACGAAACTCATCACCTGATCAATAAGAAGGTACTACTGGCACTCGGTAAAGAAGGAGTAATCATTAATATTGCACGAGGAGCCATAATCAATGAGATGGAGTTGGTGCAATGTTTGGTGCAGGGACAGATTGCAGGTGCTGGCTTGGATGTTTTCGAGAATGAACCTAATGTTCCTGAAGAGCTCTTTTCATTGGATAATGTTGTACTGTCACAACATGTCGCGTTTTTTACCGAGGATTCTTTTCGAGATTTGTATGAACTCATGTCAGGAAATTTGGAAGCTTTCTTCTTGAACAAACCTTTGCTTTCTCCAGTTTTAGATGACTAA
- the LOC107762386 gene encoding glyoxylate/hydroxypyruvate reductase HPR3 isoform X2: MQIKLINLSLPFSLYWWDPVESNNMCPKTKKELLSNSTMAEPKDELPAVIVLGRPSVLNFYGDQFSSKFRLLKPWESSLPLDQFISTHAQTVQAMFCSGTTCVTPSLLRQLPSLRVIVTTSAGLNHMDLDECRRLGISVANAGTVFSEDVADFAVGLLIDVLRKISVANRFVKNGLWPLHEDYPLASKVGGRKVGIVGLGSIGLEVAKRLEAFGCIISYQSRKKKPVVYSFYPDVHELATKCNVLVICCALTDETHHLINKKGQIAGAGLDVFENEPNVPEELFSLDNVVLSQHVAFFTEDSFRDLYELMSGNLEAFFLNKPLLSPVLDD, translated from the exons atgcAAATCAAACTCATCAATTTGTCCCTACCTTTTTCCTTATATTGGTGGGACCCTGTGGAATCCAATAACATGTGCCCCAAAACAAAAAAGGAGTTACTATCAAACTCAACAATGGCAGAACCCAAGGACGAGCTGCCGGCGGTGATAGTCCTGGGCCGGCCATCGGTTCTTAATTTCTACGGCGACCAATTTTCCTCAAAATTCCGACTCTTAAAGCCATGGGAATCTTCACTTCCATTGGACCAATTCATTTCCACACACGCTCAAACCGTACAGGCTATGTTTTGCTCCGGCACGACCTGCGTTACTCCGTCGCTGCTCCGCCAACTTCCTTCTCTTCGGGTAATCGTTACCACCAGCGCCGGCCTTAACCATATGGATCTCGACGAGTGCCGCCGCCTCGGAATTTCCGTTGCTAACGCTGGTACCGTTTTCTCGGAGGATGTAGCTGACTTTGCTGTTGGATTGTTAATTGATGTACTTAGAAAGATATCTGTTGCTAATCGGTTTGTTAAGAATGGACTTTGGCCTCTTCATGAGGATTACCCACTTGCTTCCAAG GTGGGAGGCAGGAAAGTTGGAATTGTTGGGCTGGGAAGCATAGGCCTAGAAGTTGCAAAAAGGCTTGAAGCATTTGGCTGCATTATATCATACCAATCGAGGAAGAAAAAGCCTGTTGTCTACTCGTTCTATCCCGACGTTCATGAACTAGCAACCAAATGTAATGTCCTTGTCATTTGTTGTGCATTGACAGACGAAACTCATCACCTGATCAATAAGAAG GGACAGATTGCAGGTGCTGGCTTGGATGTTTTCGAGAATGAACCTAATGTTCCTGAAGAGCTCTTTTCATTGGATAATGTTGTACTGTCACAACATGTCGCGTTTTTTACCGAGGATTCTTTTCGAGATTTGTATGAACTCATGTCAGGAAATTTGGAAGCTTTCTTCTTGAACAAACCTTTGCTTTCTCCAGTTTTAGATGACTAA